Proteins from a genomic interval of Liolophura sinensis isolate JHLJ2023 chromosome 3, CUHK_Ljap_v2, whole genome shotgun sequence:
- the LOC135464202 gene encoding uncharacterized protein LOC135464202, which yields MASPEKPTKTKGWGKLREMGPTEITRMLHREKREIDLYSEKVQLSSKIISRLLKGLEHVRDKRKAPVKTTPVKMVDQSTSPEPKLSRKMLQKEMDILKSLLWDKEQEIKSKDAEIKELIGQCKDKDEKIEQHLRKVELAVPTVMEALMKQVNELSILRTQDPSVEIDPEEIKKARVALEGE from the exons ATGGCG AGCCCAGAAAAACCGACAAAAACCAAAGGATGGGGAAAGCTTCGGGAGATGGGACCCACAGAAATCACCAGAATGCTCCACCGTGAAAAGCGAGAGATCGATTTGTACTCGGAGAAAGTCCAACTAAGCTCCAAGATCATCTCCAGATTGCTGAAGGGTTTGGAACACGTCAGGGACAAGCGAAAAGCTCCTGTAAAAACTACTCCGGTCAAAATGGTCGACCAGTCAACATCGCCAGAACCAAAGTTATCGCGCAAAATGCTCCAGAAAGAAATGGATATATTGAAGTCGTTGCTGTGGGATAAAGAGCAGGAAATTAAATCGAAAGACGCGGAGATCAAGGAGCTGATTGGTCAATGTAAGGACAAGGACGAGAAGATAGAGCAGCACCTGAGAAAAGTGGAATTGGCTGTCCCTACGGTCATGGAGGCCTTGATGAAACAGGTGAACGAACTCAGCATCTTGCGTACTCAAGATCCCTCCGTCGAGATTGATCCGGAAGAAATCAAGAAAGCACGAGTCGCACTTGAAGGGGAATGA